One Pseudobutyrivibrio xylanivorans genomic window, GTTTCGTAGATTGTATATGGAGCGCGAATAGTCTCTGTAAGTGCTGCAAGTGCTGCTTCAGTTTCAGGTGTAAGTCGATGTGGACGCTGACGTTCAACATCCTCCAAATAATGCTTACCTTCTGTTGCAGTCTTAATAGCTTCTTCAATGACATCCTTTGGTGCCACGGCAAGCTCACTATCAATAAATGATACAGTGCTGAGCGCTTTCGAAAACTCGCTCATAACGATTGCCTGTTCCTTTTGAGCCTCTCCATTTGTATAATCTACAGATACGTTGAGCTCAACATAATTAATTAAGTGGTCGGCCTCGATGTTCCACTCATTATATTTGTCCAGGCATCCATTTATCGCTTCTGGTGTAGTGAGCTTTCCCTTATAATCCTTCTCAATCTCTGCTGTCAAATTTTTAAAATCTTCAAGGGCCGCCATAAGCTCCTTTGATGATTTAAAAAGTCTTGATGTATCCCATGTTAATTCAACTGGAATTTCGCTTCTTTTTTTCAATGTCTCTGCCATAATTATTCCCCTTTTATTATTGTTAATTCTAATTATTTCCTGAAATATATCTCTTTAATAATATTTTATTTGGCTTTTATTGTCAGTAATTTGCTGGCAAATTTTTAGTTATCGGTATTATAGATTTTTGCTACTTCCTTTCGGTTGCCTCCGATAATTGTAATGGCTGCTATTAATGCAATCATATTTCCGCCAAGTACAATAAATCTTTCATCAATTCTTTGAGAAATCAGTCCCGCTGACATCTGGCCAATCAAAAGTCCTACCGTGGTAATAAGCTGAAAGGCGCCATTGTATCGGCCCTTCTTTTCATCCGGCACGTAGCCCTGTGTAGATGAAATCCTTATTGTATAGCTAGTAACACCGGAAATACCGGTGATGAAGCACACAACTGCAGCCAATCCAATAGGTAAGAACATGTAAGTTCCCTCACCAATAGCAATTATAATGTATATGGTCAGCGCAAAAATGAATTTTAGCTTAGTTGGAATCTTAAACTTATAGTGAATTCCACCGCCTACTGCTCTACCTATAAAACTCATTCCGAAGACTAGCGCATAAATATACTCACCATTATGAAAGTTTTGTTTGTAATAAGGTAAACACAAAACATCCATCGCGCCACAGGCAAACATATTCAGGCCAAAATATGCTACTACTGCTAACAATCCCGGCTCAGAAGCCATATATTTGATGCCTTCCTTTATATCTAAAAGCATCTGATTAAGCTTGCCTTCGGCCTTTGTGTCTTCAGCTTCGCGCTTTGAGATATATTCTTCTTCATGTTCAATTTGCATCTCAAATAAAGCTGCTATCGCAAAAGATACTGCGTTAATTATCATAAGTGGCCCGATTCCTACAAGATTGTAAACAAATGTAGATACCGGTACCATCACAACTGTCATTGTCTCAAGCATACTGGAAATTGAATATGCCTTTTGATAATTTCCCTCCGTAATCAGCAATGGATAAAAACTATCGTATGCTATGTAGTAGGTGCTCTGAATTACTCCCAGGAGCAATACTATCATTGCAAACATAGGGAAATTAAATATCCCATTCAGAAGAGTAATCGCCATTATCAGATAGATTCCTGCACTTATGAAATCCAATGTATAAATCATTTTCTTTCTAGAAAATCTATCTAAGATTGCACCTGAGATTATTGGTGTAATCAGTTGTGGCAATGTGTATAGCACCATGTAGATTGCATACAGCATAGATGAATTTGTATAGTCTAAAACCATCAAACTCATTGCAAATCCCACTAAGGAATTACCAAGCATTGATATTACGCTGCCAATAGTTATGATAGTGAAATCTCTGGTCCATAATTTATTGGTAGAGCCTGCTGGATTTGGCGGGTGTGTTGTATCTGTCTGGTCTTTTGATTTTTCCTGGGTTGTTTGGTCACTTGTTGTCATCATAATATCTGTCATATGTCCTCCCATAAACACTCTTTTTGCACTTGAAAAATAGTTTGTTAAACAAAAAAATCCCCTTGAAGTTTATTACCTCAAGGGGATGCTATTTCGTATATGCGATAATTCTTATTAGACTTTTATGTCGCAATTATCGGTGCAAAAAGAGCGCATCATTCTTAAAGTAATCAGTTACAATTTTTAATTCTCTGCCATAATTGTTCATCATGACACGCCCTCCTTTCTTCACAATTTTTCTAGATTGTAGCATAGTCTTTTGTTGGTTGCAATTGTTTTATTTAAATTGCTTCATCATCCAGTAGGAATCTCTGTAGCTGCCATCCTTATACTTCATGTTATTTGGAAATGTTCCATATTTTTTAAACCCAAGTTTTTCATAAAGAGCCATGGCATTTGTATTTCCTTCAATCACTTCTAATTCTGCCTGCTCATAGTGAGCTTTACGTGCTATGTCTAACGCTGTCTCTAGCATCACTCTTCCAATACCACATCCACAATATTCTTGATACAAAGCTATTGCCACTCCACATCTGTGGCTAACTCTTTTATATGAGCCTACGCTTGCGATAGAACAATTGCCCACATGCTTTCCTTCTATTAAGCCAATCAACATTATTTCCCGTTCAGAATCAAGTATTCCCTGTAAAAAGGCCTCCTCATTCTCAAGTGTAATACTGCACTCATCAGGTTCTCTAAGTAGAAATGGTGTTTCGGCATTTACAACCTTTAAATAATCTATAAGCGCTTGGGCATCCTTTGGCTCAGCTGCTCTCAGTGTAACAGTCCGCCCCATTTTATCTGTAAAAGTAATTGGCTCAATCTTCATTATCCTCTCTCCTTTGAGTGTGCATATTTTTCCATAAAATATACTAAAATGCATATTTGAAAGCAAGTATTATCGAGGTAATTTTACTGGATGCAGGAAAGTTTCGGAGAGGGCAGTTTGTAGGATTTAGGTAAGTTTTTTGGAGTTGATTTTTTTAGGGACTTGGTAAGTTTGAAGGACTCTCAAAGAAACATGTTTTTGATGTACATTTCTACTATTTTTGTATTCATCCCCTGTTTAGTAGACTCCATTGAAATAAACAAATTCTCTCCCAATACTATGCCACTATCTTCATATCTCTGAAGCTTCAAAAGATTTTTTACCGCATATTCTTCTTGATCAATAAGACCTAAATGTTCCCAATAGATTGTTTTTCTTTTTCTTGTATTTAATAAGGCAAAATCAGGACTTACTACATGTCCATTTTTTAACTTCAGCATCGGCTCGTACACGTAGGGTATATTATTTTTTTCAAAAAGATCCGCTAATATCTTTTCTGATTTAGAACGTACATGCTCTCCTCTGGCTGTAAAAATGTTTCCTTCTATTGGGTATGTATTTTGTCCACCTTGATTTCTTTCATACCATCTGGCGATAAATTCTTCGTCGCTTTCTATAATTGGAGTGATGAAGGCCTTCTTTGCAGATGCCATTTTTTCGTATATCCCTGTGATTTGCTCTAAATTAGCCTC contains:
- a CDS encoding MFS transporter, coding for MTDIMMTTSDQTTQEKSKDQTDTTHPPNPAGSTNKLWTRDFTIITIGSVISMLGNSLVGFAMSLMVLDYTNSSMLYAIYMVLYTLPQLITPIISGAILDRFSRKKMIYTLDFISAGIYLIMAITLLNGIFNFPMFAMIVLLLGVIQSTYYIAYDSFYPLLITEGNYQKAYSISSMLETMTVVMVPVSTFVYNLVGIGPLMIINAVSFAIAALFEMQIEHEEEYISKREAEDTKAEGKLNQMLLDIKEGIKYMASEPGLLAVVAYFGLNMFACGAMDVLCLPYYKQNFHNGEYIYALVFGMSFIGRAVGGGIHYKFKIPTKLKFIFALTIYIIIAIGEGTYMFLPIGLAAVVCFITGISGVTSYTIRISSTQGYVPDEKKGRYNGAFQLITTVGLLIGQMSAGLISQRIDERFIVLGGNMIALIAAITIIGGNRKEVAKIYNTDN
- a CDS encoding GNAT family N-acetyltransferase translates to MKIEPITFTDKMGRTVTLRAAEPKDAQALIDYLKVVNAETPFLLREPDECSITLENEEAFLQGILDSEREIMLIGLIEGKHVGNCSIASVGSYKRVSHRCGVAIALYQEYCGCGIGRVMLETALDIARKAHYEQAELEVIEGNTNAMALYEKLGFKKYGTFPNNMKYKDGSYRDSYWMMKQFK